A genome region from Bemisia tabaci chromosome 3, PGI_BMITA_v3 includes the following:
- the LOC109034083 gene encoding uncharacterized protein, which produces MRSLISLAFLLVAALSVVSATWGGGWKSFGGHKSHGWSSYSPSYSSYSPSYSSYSHYPSYKSYSSGWSPSYKSYSSGWSPSYKSYSSSYYPSYKSHSYPSYKSYSSYSPSYSYGGGYGYGGGHSYGSSYGSSYGHGYSSYPSYKSYSYPSYKSYSSGWSPSYKSYSSGWSPSYKSYSSGWSPSYKSYGSGWW; this is translated from the coding sequence ATTTCATTGGCTTTCCTGCTGGTAGCAGCCTTATCAGTAGTCAGTGCAACATGGGGAGGAGGATGGAAGAGCTTCGGAGGACATAAGTCCCACGGCTGGTCATCCTACAGTCCCTCCTACAGCTCCTACAGTCCCTCCTACAGCTCATACAGCCACTACCCGTCTTACAAATCGTACTCCTCAGGATGGTCACCATCGTACAAATCCTACTCATCTGGCTGGTCTCCATCTTACAAATCCTACAGCAGCAGCTACTACCCATCATACAAGTCTCATAGTTACCCATCTTACAAGTCTTACAGTTCCTACAGCCCGTCTTACTCATACGGTGGTGGATACGGTTATGGAGGAGGTCACTCCTACGGAAGCTCTTACGGAAGCTCTTACGGTCACGGGTACAGCAGTTACCCTTCGTACAAATCGTACAGTTATCCCTCTTACAAATCGTATTCCTCTGGATGGTCTCCATCGTACAAATCTTACTCTTCTGGCTGGTCGCCATCTTACAAATCTTACTCATCTGGCTGGTCTCCCTCTTACAAAAGTTACGGAAGTGGATGGTGGTAA